A stretch of DNA from Bacteroidales bacterium:
TTTAAAGGCTCTACTTGGTCAATAAAATCTTTTTGGTCTTCGCTAAATTCCTTATAAAAGCCACCTTTCTTCGCAATATAAGACAAACTATGTGAAAATGGTGCGGTTTCATTATTCAAATGTGTAAAATATGCTTTAAAAATTTTTTCAATTGTCTGATGACACATAAAACCAACATACAAATAACGTTTGCTTTTGTGCATTGCCACAGCAGTTTCTATGTCATAGTCAGATAAATCAAGCCAATATTTAACTTTATCAATCATTGTATTCTATTTTTTTTCAGTTGTTTCAAAGGTACAAAAAATAGAATAGTATTTTCTATTATAATATACTATTCAGAAAACTCGCTAACAATTATGTTTAGCTATATTATAAAAGCTACAAAAATAGAAAAATAATAATTAGGTAGAAAAGTAATATAAATTATTATATAACATTG
This window harbors:
- a CDS encoding HEPN domain-containing protein, which translates into the protein MIDKVKYWLDLSDYDIETAVAMHKSKRYLYVGFMCHQTIEKIFKAYFTHLNNETAPFSHSLSYIAKKGGFYKEFSEDQKDFIDQVEPLNIEARYPSHKERLMKSLNKEKCQEILINTKKLQEWIKLKL